From Pan troglodytes isolate AG18354 chromosome 9, NHGRI_mPanTro3-v2.0_pri, whole genome shotgun sequence, the proteins below share one genomic window:
- the MRPL49 gene encoding large ribosomal subunit protein mL49: MAATMFRATLRGWRTGVQRGCGLRLLSQTQGPPDYPRFVESVDEYQFVERLLPATRIPDPPKHEHYPTPSGWQPPRDPPPNLPYFVRRSRMHNIPVYKDITHSNRQMTVIRKVEGDIWALQKDVEDFLSPLLGKTPVTQVNEVTGTLRIKGYFDQELKAWLLEKGF, translated from the exons ATGGCAGCTACCATGTTCCGGGCTACGCTGCGGGGATGGAGAACCGGTGTCCAGCGGGGCTGCGGGCTACGGCTGTTG aGCCAGACCCAGGGCCCTCCAGATTACCCCAGGTTTGTGGAGTCTGTGGATGAATATCAGTTTGTGGAGCGCCTGTTACCGGCTACCAGGATCCCAGATCCCCCAAAGCATGAACATTATCCTACCCCTAGTGGCTGGCAGCCTCCCAGAG ACCCCCCACCCAACCTGCCTTACTTTGTACGACGTTCTCGGATGCACAACATCCCCGTCTACAAGGACATCACGCATAGCAACCGGCAGATGACTGTGATCCGGAAAGTGGAAGGGGACATCTGG GCCCTGCAGAAAGATGTGGAAGATTTTCTGAGCCCGCTGCTGGGGAAGACACCCGTCACCCAGGTCAATGAGGTGACAGGTACCCTACGGATCAAGGGCTACTTTGACCAGGAGCTTAAAGCCTGGCTCTTGGAGAAAGGCTTCTGA